The Xanthomonas indica genome has a segment encoding these proteins:
- a CDS encoding GtrA family protein, with the protein MGLLRQGSQFLLIGLLQLLVDWSVFVAATAAGMPAVPGNVLGRVCGALLGFWLNGRITFANGDDARLGWRRFGRFMAMWLVLTALSTWLVALCAHALGLRLAWLAKPLVEGMLAVVSFFLGRQLVYR; encoded by the coding sequence ATGGGTCTCCTGCGCCAGGGCAGCCAGTTCCTGCTGATCGGCCTGCTGCAATTGCTGGTCGACTGGAGCGTGTTCGTCGCCGCCACCGCGGCCGGCATGCCCGCCGTGCCGGGCAACGTGCTGGGCCGCGTCTGCGGCGCCCTGCTCGGGTTCTGGCTCAACGGCCGCATCACCTTCGCCAACGGCGACGATGCGCGCCTGGGCTGGCGCCGCTTCGGCCGCTTCATGGCCATGTGGCTCGTGCTCACCGCGCTCAGCACCTGGCTGGTGGCGTTGTGCGCCCACGCGCTGGGCCTGCGCCTGGCCTGGCTGGCCAAACCGCTGGTCGAAGGCATGCTGGCGGTGGTGTCGTTCTTCCTGGGCCGGCAGCTGGTCTACCGCTAG
- the glmU gene encoding bifunctional UDP-N-acetylglucosamine diphosphorylase/glucosamine-1-phosphate N-acetyltransferase GlmU: MSLPLHVVILAAGAGKRMKSVKPKVLQPIAGRPMLAHVIETARHLQPDAIHIVHGHGGEAVLAAFADQPDLLWAEQAQQLGTGHAVQQAMAAVPDAATVLVLYGDVPLIRAETLIRLLHAPGRLAVLVAEPEDPTGYGRIVRDAAGKVAAIVEQKDADDEQRRIRTINTGIVTAESTALKRWLAQLRNDNAQGEYYLTDVFAAAAAEFTPAEMVLVADPIEAEGANDPWQLVQLERAWQLRAARALCEQGVQLIDPNRLDQRGRVRAGHDVCIDANVILEGEVELGDGVSIGPFVRLKDVVLGPGTEVRAHCDLEGVVTEGAVQIGPFARLRPGTVLADGVHIGNFVETKKAVLGVGSKANHLTYLGDATIGSGVNIGAGVITCNYDGVNKSQTSIGDGVFVGSNSALVAPLEIGEGATIGAGSVITRSAPAGKLSVARVRQETVEGWKRPGKRD, translated from the coding sequence ATGAGCCTGCCCCTGCACGTCGTGATCCTCGCCGCCGGCGCGGGCAAGCGGATGAAGTCGGTCAAGCCCAAGGTGCTGCAGCCGATCGCCGGCCGGCCGATGCTGGCGCATGTGATCGAGACCGCGCGCCACCTGCAGCCCGATGCGATCCACATCGTCCATGGCCACGGTGGCGAGGCGGTGCTGGCGGCCTTCGCCGACCAGCCGGACCTGCTGTGGGCCGAGCAGGCGCAACAGCTGGGCACCGGCCATGCGGTGCAGCAGGCGATGGCGGCCGTGCCCGACGCGGCCACGGTGCTGGTGCTGTACGGCGACGTGCCGCTGATCCGCGCCGAGACCCTGATCCGCCTGCTGCATGCGCCGGGGCGCTTGGCGGTGCTGGTCGCCGAACCGGAGGATCCCACCGGCTACGGCCGCATCGTGCGCGATGCCGCCGGCAAGGTCGCGGCGATCGTCGAGCAGAAGGACGCCGACGACGAGCAGCGGCGCATCCGCACCATCAACACCGGCATCGTCACCGCCGAGTCCACCGCGCTGAAGCGTTGGCTGGCGCAGCTGCGCAACGACAATGCGCAGGGCGAGTACTACCTGACCGACGTGTTCGCCGCCGCCGCCGCCGAGTTCACGCCGGCGGAGATGGTGCTGGTGGCCGATCCGATCGAGGCCGAGGGCGCAAACGATCCCTGGCAACTGGTGCAACTGGAACGCGCCTGGCAACTGCGGGCGGCGCGTGCGCTGTGCGAACAGGGCGTGCAACTGATCGACCCGAACCGCCTGGACCAGCGCGGCCGGGTGCGCGCCGGCCACGACGTGTGCATCGACGCCAACGTGATCCTGGAAGGCGAGGTGGAGCTGGGCGACGGCGTCAGCATCGGCCCGTTCGTGCGCCTGAAGGACGTGGTGCTGGGACCGGGGACGGAGGTGCGCGCGCATTGCGACCTGGAAGGCGTGGTGACCGAGGGCGCGGTGCAGATCGGGCCATTCGCGCGGCTGCGCCCGGGCACGGTGCTGGCCGACGGCGTGCACATCGGCAACTTCGTCGAGACCAAGAAGGCGGTGCTCGGCGTCGGCAGCAAGGCCAATCACCTGACCTACCTGGGCGATGCCACCATCGGCAGCGGCGTCAACATCGGCGCCGGCGTCATCACCTGCAACTACGACGGCGTGAACAAGTCTCAGACCTCGATCGGCGATGGCGTGTTCGTCGGCTCCAACAGCGCGCTGGTGGCGCCGCTGGAGATCGGGGAGGGCGCGACCATCGGCGCCGGCTCGGTGATCACCCGCAGCGCGCCGGCCGGCAAGTTGAGCGTGGCGCGGGTGCGCCAGGAAACGGTCGAGGGCTGGAAGCGCCCGGGCAAACGCGACTGA
- a CDS encoding GNAT family N-acetyltransferase, translating into MAGRIRLAREQELARLLEIERRAGALLQGHAAQAVFAAHTLDAQALRAGLARGQLWVALDEDGHCAGYLLGGRLDDGFHVQQMDVDPDAGRRGLGRALLRHARAAAMEAGFPCMLLTTLRDVPWNAPFYASAGFAELPPAQWGPQLRATWQQEAALGFPMHLRVAMRCPLPSH; encoded by the coding sequence ATGGCCGGACGCATTCGTTTGGCGCGCGAGCAGGAGCTTGCGCGGTTGCTGGAGATCGAGCGGCGCGCCGGCGCCCTGTTGCAGGGCCATGCGGCACAGGCCGTGTTCGCCGCACACACGCTGGATGCGCAGGCGTTGCGCGCCGGGCTTGCACGCGGGCAGCTGTGGGTGGCGCTGGACGAAGACGGTCATTGCGCCGGTTATCTGCTCGGCGGGCGGCTGGACGACGGCTTTCATGTGCAGCAGATGGATGTGGACCCCGATGCAGGCCGCCGTGGCCTTGGTCGTGCGCTGCTGCGGCATGCGCGCGCGGCCGCGATGGAGGCCGGCTTCCCGTGCATGCTGCTCACGACCTTGCGCGATGTGCCGTGGAATGCCCCGTTCTACGCCAGCGCAGGCTTCGCCGAGCTGCCGCCTGCGCAATGGGGGCCGCAGTTGCGCGCCACCTGGCAACAGGAAGCCGCGCTCGGCTTCCCGATGCACCTGCGGGTGGCGATGCGTTGCCCGTTGCCGTCGCACTGA